The following is a genomic window from Dioscorea cayenensis subsp. rotundata cultivar TDr96_F1 chromosome 10, TDr96_F1_v2_PseudoChromosome.rev07_lg8_w22 25.fasta, whole genome shotgun sequence.
ACCAATCCCCATGTCTTTGTTCACTCTTCCAGCATTGCAAGTGTTGCAGCTAAATGAGAACAAGTTTTTCGGTCAGTTGGAAGAGTTCTTGAATGCTTCTTCCGTGTTAGAAGTTGTTGATTTGGGCATGAATAATCTGCAAGCAGAGGTACCAAGATCAATGTTTGATCTATCGGGTCTCATGTCTCTTACATTGTCCTCAAACAACTTCAGTGGCACAATTGAGCTAGATTTGTTTCGCAACCTCCAGAATCTTGAATACTTGGATCTCTCAAATAACAAGTTGACGGTGTTAGATGGAGCTGATGATTCTTCTCTTCTCCCTTCCCTTGCAGTGTTGAGGATGGAGTCTTGCAATCTAATGACTATTCCAGCTTTCTTGAAGCATAAAAACAACACGGAATGCGTAGACCTTTCAAATAACAGAATTGGCGGTACCATACCTGACTGGATATGGAGCATTGGGGACATTAGCATGAGCTATTGCTACTTGAATTTATCTCACAACTTTTTCACAGGTATTGAGGGCCCTCCTTCTcatatcaaaatgagcattgGTTTTATTCTGGATCTCCGCTCTAACTTGCTTGAAGGACCAATTCCCCTCCCTCCACCGAATAGTTTCATTGTGGACTACTCAAACAACCATTTCACTTCTTCCATCCCTTCCAACATGTCATACTACCTAACCAGTGCCGTATTTCTTTCATTGTCTGACAATAATCTCACAGGAGAAATTCCCGTGTCAATTTGCAATGCAACAAATCTCAGAGTCCTTGATGTTTCCTTCAACAGCTTGAATGGATCATTGCCAGGTTGCCTCATGGAGAGCCTTTCTGAACTTTTAGTTCTTAGAGCTCGAGGTAACAGATTTCAAGGGGCCATTCCTCAACAAATCAGTTCAAGGTGTGCTCTGCAAAAGATCAATCTCCATGGAAACAAATTGGAAGGAAGAGTACCACGATCGTTGGCCAACTGCAACAAGCTAGAGTTTCTAGACTTTGGCAGCAATAAACTAGTCGATTCTTTCCCATATTGGTTGGGCAACCTTCCTGCTCTAAAAGTTCTTGTTCTGAGGGAAAATGGATTCTATGGACCCTTTGGAAACACTGATGGAAATTGTGAAGGTAATTACACCTTCTCAATGGTGCACATCTTAGACATTTCTTCTAACAATTTCACTGGTACTCTTCCTTCTGATTGCTTCAAGAATATGAAAGCAATGATGAGTGATCAGGAGATGCTTGATACAAGTGGCGGGTTGGTgactaatttttcattttttgttggaTTATCAGGGGacatcattaatttatttgattcatCAGATTATTGGGATTTGGTTACAGTGGCTTTGAAAGGTGTTAAGAGGAACCTAGTAAATACTATAACGATCTTCGTAGCTATTGACATGTCGAATAATCAATTTGAAGGGCATCTGCCTGAAGCTATCGGGGACCTCACAGCACTCATTTCGCTAAACATGTCAGGTAATGCTTTCAATGACCAAATTCCACAAGTGTTTGAAAATTTGATGGAGCTGCAGTCATTGGACCTTTCGCAAAACCACCTCTCTGGACAGATTCCTAACTCACTGGCCTCCCTGACATTTCTATCCTTTTTGAATCTTTCGAATAATAACTTAGTTGGAAGAATACCATATGGGAACCAATTCTCCACATTCTCAAGGTATTCATTTGAAGGGAATCCTGGTCTGTGTGGGAATCAATTATCAAGGCAGTGTGTTAGTTCTAGTGTAGAGCCTTCTTCAGATTTCAGTGATACATCCACTGAGTTTGACATGGAAGTGGTATGGACCTGGTTGTTCACAGGATTGGGCTTCGGACTAGGACTTGCGTTTGTTATTGGCTTTCAGATGCTTTTTCCCAGGTGGAAAATATGGTAAAAGTTGTTCAAGCAGTTCCTGAACATATAATTTTCTGcactatgtttcttttattttgtgctTTTGCTCGAATTGGCAAGtataatgtatatatgcatatttatttgttctttattttgtttgaatttgttttgtaCAAGAATATCGTTTACCTGCATTAAAATAATTGTACTAAAATCAGCTATATGAAATTCATGTGCATTGTTTGATTGATGCAGATATGAAGCATATATTTTTCTGTTAAATAAACTCCACTTGACAGGATCCTACTGTCTAAGCACAATAACATTCCTTGAACATGGATCTTGTCCTTAGTGCAACAAGAAAGAAGACGAGTTTTAAATCATAGTTTTAAGTTGTGAATGCACAACACAAACATTGACTTCTTAAATGcaatttatttttgcattgtcATGTTGGAAACATCTCTCTTCAATATGAAAGTTGTCGACTGAGGTAGGTATTGGATTGACGTAGCATGAAAGCAACATAAAACTATTCTAGGCCACAAATAATGACAGATTTGTTGGCTAATAATGACGTCTGCATGATCATATTCCATCTCTGTAGTTAAAGTTGGAGATGATAGTCAAACATTGAACAAAACATGTGAAACTGAAAATTGCCCAAAGAAATGTCAAAGATCATGATTcatcttaattaataaatttttcaagtcttaatatatattttcaaaatcatgatttaggatgcagttttttttttccagaggTGGTCTTCGATTTTTGAGGGTACTAAATTGGCTActggttttctatttttttgtccgtcatcattatttctttttctttctatttaagatggtttatattttttgaatattcgTTTTAGAGTCAAATTATTGTTGTGGTGAAGCAAttctttattataaaattatttaggtAAAGTTTGATTGAATGTAATTATAAATGTAGTGGATTAttagttataattttaatatgaatGCTTGGATTTTAAAATTCAGTGGAGTCAAATATGGTGTTTGGTTGGTTGTAATTGAGATGtaatacaaaattttgtatttagttggagaaatatgtaaatttgaaatttgaaaacatgtgtttggttgatgtATTGGAAAGACTTAGAATCCATGTGGTCTCTCAAGTGTATCACGTAAGATTTAAGTATCATATGCCGAACCTTTTCATCTAGTAAGGACATACGTAAAATATAAGTCAAAGTTTGCGGCAACAAGCAAATTTTGTATATGACATGGTTTTTGGCTATGAAATGTTACAACTTCATATATAGGAACAGACACATGGATATGGGTCTGATTTAGAGCTCCAATACAATCTTCTCATTAACACATTTTTAACTAAGAATTCGTTATAAGATAGAAAATTCAAGACAAGTAGAAAATTtatggtataatacccgaattgattcctctatttttctctttcttcccttTTAGTCATCTACTCAGAAATATTCCCAACTAGTCCTTCTACTCTTAAAAATGGACCCAATTAGTCCCTCTACGCTTAGTCTCTTCCCAACTAGTTCTTCTGCTCTTGAAAATACAGAAActagttgggtcattttcaagcgtagagggactaagtgggcccATTTTCAAAAGTGGAGAGACTAGTTTGGAGCATttatgagtagagggaccaaaagagaagagagggaaaagtagagggacaaaTTCAGGTATTATACCGAAATTGATCAATACCTTGAAGTAAGGGTATAGTGTGGACCACAAGGATATATGTGTAGGGGTTTGTAGATTTAGTAGGTGCACACTCATCACACAATTTGCCAATTGCATATAGAACATGATTGAAATATTTACTAATATTGTCACCAGATCTAAACAAATTATGCGTGTTGATCCGATTGCGTTGATTATGTCTTATAGTgtgtataaaaatttataattgtttttttatggtgATGTACGATAAATCTTTCATATGACCTTGTTGTCTCATTAGTGATCAtaaattgaaaaacatagatttgTTCATGCAGATTGATACTAATAGTGTTATTTCCATCCACTAACATGGATAAATGTTGTTTTCTAATTTCCAATTGATTACAACAAGGCTCTTTACAAattctatgaaaaaaatataaaatgattgCAAAAGCCACGTCCAAAATTATAGTTTGAGCAGCGTACAATGAATGCTTTCTATCATATCATAGCCTGCCACTTGCAAGtaatattcaaaaattaaaaaaaacaatgcatCAAACTAAACATTTCTCATACTTAACccaaataaagatatataaatctaaagaaTTTGAATCAGttgtaatttaattatcaaatgtAGTGAACATTGACCTTAAAGTcacaatttaacaaaaatttaattattaaaaacataatggGCAAGTTAACAATACATGTTTTTTATAAGTATAAAGAGTACAACTAACTATGTTATATATCACACCATTTATTAGAGACAAGTATATCAGCTCTTCtaaaatggcataataaaataatgtgcGGACCTGCACATGTTAAAAAGAGAGTTTTTACTTTTGAACGAAAAGTTGTCGAGTGATCATAGAGACAATCATGCAAGAACATACACACAAAagaattaattgtttatttgatttggtGGGAAATTTTGAGAACGTAACACACCttaatattatatgttttatatgagCTTCAATGCGAGAATGATAAGGAAATCAACTAATTATTGACTGAATTGATCATGTGTGAGACCAAGTCAAGACATACTAACCCAACTTTTACTGGCATCTTATAATTTTGTTAAGGTTGGGTGTCAGAATTAAAAAGAATCAGAAACACTATCATCACtttacaatcaagcattaattCAATAACGCAAGCTATCTAACATTGCTCATCATTATCATCTCATGATATCtgggtttttctttaaaatttatttatggaTACTTAATTTTGCACGTATTTCATTTTGAATActttatttcaatttgtatcaccTTGAGcacttgattttgatttcttttcaacgGGAGGGCATTGGGTGTTACGGCCCGACCCATGGGCCATATAGGACACAACAATCACTCAACCCTCGGGGCGCCGTGAGGCTAACCAACAGCCTGGCAACAACAATATCTGACACAGATACAAGATTTAGAAGTACACTGATACACAACagaagtaacaacaacaacaacaattaacaGAAATAGAAAGGTTCACAAATGCACAAGGAAGCAACAATAACAACAGTACACAGCTGATATACCAAGAATTTAAGAGTTGTTTAGACACAAAACCATGTAATAAGATTTGCTACgctctagtggatccataagtcaAACAACCCGTCCatgacaaaaagaaacatacatgAACTAAAAAGATACACATAAGATAGAACAATAGCAAATGCCAAGCATGTTGCCACACAGCaacacctactacctgcaacagccgaggaggaagaaagagggtgAGCAACTAAcattactcagtgaggggaggttagcacaagtCTAATAGTaatataccacaataatgacataaatctccaaatataatacttttcaaataaaataattagtttagagcatgaatacatataatagcaaactttaatataaaataacaagaaagaataagaaggcattctacctcaattagggttttagaataTCAAAGTGTAAAAATATTGAATGTAGAGTTCCAAATTTTGGAAATAAGCTAACCATAAAGCAAAGCTTCCacaataaacatgtaaatcaaaatagttcccaattataagtataacaaaataaataacatgagtTTGACAATAAGTAAACGTAATACTAGTGTTAAATCAAATTTACGAGAGATTTCCCTCCTGAGAGCGACAGTTGGGTATCGCCCGCTCACCACCAACTGAAGATGACACTGCAAAGAAGCACAAATGCTATAAACCTCAAACTCCAaagcaagaaaacaacaacTCAAAAGCATACTCAACCCATAACATGCACCCAGCATGAAATAGTCTAGAAACCTCTCGAAACCTTGCCGTGGTCATGGCTAGTTCCAAAGCTGCCAacgtactcatgcccttgatgtTGACCCATTGGTTCACCGTATGGTGGCTCAgactacccgatgaatatccagtaaggattctacactcccacctgaactttCCCTTGTAGTAATCAGCCAGTCTATCACGCCACTTCAAAAGGCTGGCCGTAGAGACCACCTACTGCAGTAGGGTATTACCATACAAATTCAACAATAAGTACAACTCCACACGGAGTACAATAGCCAAcataatactaaaataaatcaagaatcacCATCCATTCCACAAGGGAATGATGCACACACAACTCAAAATAGCTTAACATGAATCATTACACAATAAGAAACTTAAGGGACAGCCCGGAAATCTTTTATTTGAACACAAATTTTGCATAAAAGAAACACCAAGTAATAAACTCATTCCAGGGTTAAAACTTCTCAAAAGCAATCATAATAACCCACAAAAATTCATTAAACAAgatagattatataaacatataaggGATTTTTACTCCCATACCCcctgtaaaatcatgaatttacttaaataccctcataaaaatgatatatgcTTCTATACCcctataaataaattatatttgcttatatgcctctatggttaagttgactcttaatggtgttaaatcaatggatggaataaaggtaaattaccaaaatgggtttgcttatatacccctctaattttttttttttgtagacattactcatttcattcaacaaatgaccattatgggtttgttaatatacccatcaattttttttattatatcttctagactttaaattatttaaattatagataatcaatgtaattcttttatatatgctttaattatttttaaaaattattaaaaatcatgaatttttgagtaaattcatatttttaaggtttttataaacatctctaaaaatttacattatcacatgctctttacaaatgcaatctaaaaataggtaaaagtTATGacatataacaatatataacaaataatttcatacatctactcaaaatataatcacatatgaaatttataagaaagaaatctaataattttttttttaacatccaTCTGATAAGTGTTTgcgtgataagaatgcgaagtgttttttccttatgatgagcattacttttatcaggttttagcgctaatatgtgtgcatttatgttactttcatgcatatagggttgtgaaaccgaatgttagagaaagaagccaatgtagatcttgaatgcaccatttggaggaaatcttgagaaggatcaaacgcgaaaacataagtcaagttcaagatgcgagaatgtgtgccaacttcctcgtattcaagtcagcacaatgatttggaggggaacaaaggcagtcatattcaagtattccagcttgtgcatgtgtagCAGGATCTGCACTAATgtagccgtttattgaagaagcaaagtgatctacgacgtaaacgtgtgcttgtttacattacctcgatgagaacatggattcgggagtattttgggccggtactgtagcaaatactatagcaattcaatgtagcaagtactgttcacaggcgACCGAGAAaggtgatttccagagaatccacacgggcttgtggattccacacgcccgtgcgttaattccacaggcccatgtggtgaatccacagggacgtgtggattcccggtttcagccctatttatggccgatttcagccccgattttagcattcttttctccatcttttccccaacttgagagagggctgcggctagggtttggagaggtattggctagggattgggagaggttctacggctccaatatcacgctccatttggaagaaggttagtgggagagctttcgtcgacaccgatccggcgaggtgtatcctaggccggacaaaggggcctttggacgagtagagacttctccacaagaccatcgtcacgactatcgagggggttttctattgattacttgtttttacattcgatttcattgattgtaactagctctatggagagctaaaccccctagtgtgtacttggatttttgaaccctaggatgtatttgtttcattaaaccctGTTatcttgttttcattaattgatgtgttaattgagttccaatcttgtatgcttgattgtgtgaatactcccttagagtgataatagggttgagagttcttgttggtaacccttgtgagtgagtgccaCACCACGAGacttagacaaagctagattggagagggttgagagggtgagtcgagaggtagcggagcgtcccctttcccctccgatttgatttattctacctccatttcgtcgagttctttgcggtcatagtagagtgaatgggctaagggatgaccttccgctggggcttagttgaagaggcaacggagtgaagtgttgaagtgattttaacacctaaGATCTCCATGATTTATTGATGCATTTGTTAGAAAGTATAAttgagggtttttgcacttgaaacaattgtcctaggcagaacaaggtacccatttatatcgattgccttacctctcctttacttgtgctctctcttgtctcttttacttttgtttgcattacatcttgtcaaccaaatcactattcatctttcacttagttatgAAACAATTCaactatttttattccctactccctgtggatacgatac
Proteins encoded in this region:
- the LOC120270348 gene encoding receptor like protein 22-like — its product is MMCNHSNPITFFLVCLAFLLRFRSSASAFTSHSQCLHLLELKKGFLFSNATTTSLSSWLPATDCCAWEGITCEQVSGLVVSLDLSDRGISGKIMPSLFNITSIQSLNLGYNSFDESPLLEIGNLANLTHLNLSNSGVFGQVPLGISHLKKLVSLDLSWSPPLQLRKLVGGLSNLKELYLNGVNVSANGTEWCGVISESTPKLEVLSLVGCSLSGPIDSSLSKLRYLSRLRLDNNDLSTEVPVFFEDFSSLVALSLFNCNLQGLFPKRVFQLKNLKYIDISRNDMLSGSLPEFPKDSTLESLLVSSTNFSGFLPDSLGNLKTLMGLDLSACHFSGSIPLSFRNLSKLVYLNLSHNNFSGKIPLILGGDWISEILLSNNNLTGSIPQSFGQLNRLVTLDLQKNSLSGPIPMSLFTLPALQVLQLNENKFFGQLEEFLNASSVLEVVDLGMNNLQAEVPRSMFDLSGLMSLTLSSNNFSGTIELDLFRNLQNLEYLDLSNNKLTVLDGADDSSLLPSLAVLRMESCNLMTIPAFLKHKNNTECVDLSNNRIGGTIPDWIWSIGDISMSYCYLNLSHNFFTGIEGPPSHIKMSIGFILDLRSNLLEGPIPLPPPNSFIVDYSNNHFTSSIPSNMSYYLTSAVFLSLSDNNLTGEIPVSICNATNLRVLDVSFNSLNGSLPGCLMESLSELLVLRARGNRFQGAIPQQISSRCALQKINLHGNKLEGRVPRSLANCNKLEFLDFGSNKLVDSFPYWLGNLPALKVLVLRENGFYGPFGNTDGNCEGNYTFSMVHILDISSNNFTGTLPSDCFKNMKAMMSDQEMLDTSGGLVTNFSFFVGLSGDIINLFDSSDYWDLVTVALKGVKRNLVNTITIFVAIDMSNNQFEGHLPEAIGDLTALISLNMSGNAFNDQIPQVFENLMELQSLDLSQNHLSGQIPNSLASLTFLSFLNLSNNNLVGRIPYGNQFSTFSRYSFEGNPGLCGNQLSRQCVSSSVEPSSDFSDTSTEFDMEVVWTWLFTGLGFGLGLAFVIGFQMLFPRWKIW